The genomic segment CATCTGATTCAACGGCTCAGTAACACGCGCCATGGGGCGTCGCAGCAGGCTCTCATCCCCTGTAAGTACGCTGTCAAAAGGCTGTGATGCAAGAAGACCGGCCAAAAGACGCATGCTGGTACCAGAGTTACCGCAATCAATGGGGTTCTCTGGCGCATTCAGTCCATGTTTACCCACCCCATGAACCACTATCTGTCCGTTTTCAGGCCCCTCAATACGCACACCCATCGCTCTAAACGCACGCACGGTAGCAAGGCAGTCTTCTCCTTCGAGAAAACCACGGATTGTACTGGTGCCCTCGGCAATCGCAGCAAATATTATGGCACGGTGTGATATCGATTTATCACCTGGAACCTCGATTTCTCCCGAAAGAGACCCGGCCGGGCAACTTTTCCAGTCCTCACGCATGTCAGCTCATACTCCCGCAAAACAGGTTCATATACTCAATGAGTGCATCGACACCTGCTATGGGCATCGGATTGTACAGGCTCGCACGCAAACCACCAACTGCTCGATGTCCTCGAAGCGCCAGCAGTCCGTGTTCACTCGCACCCTTCAGAAAGGGTTCAAGCTGTTTTGCCTCTGGTACATCGAAACAGACGTTCAACACCGAACGAGCACGTTTCTGAATACGTGTTTTATAAAAATCCTGCTGGTCGATAAAGGAATAAAGACGTTGTGACTTTTCGCGGTTTCGCGCAGCCAGAGCCTTAACACCCCCCTCTTTCTCCATCCATTTAAGCATTTTGGCAGCCATCCAGATGTTAAATACGGGTGGCGTTGCGTAAAGCCCCGCCGAACGCACATGCACCCGGTAATCCATCATGGCTGGCAGCATGGGGGATGGCTCGCATGCCAGCAAATCATCACGCACGATGACAATGGTCATGCCTGCAGGCCCAAGATTCTTCTGGGCACCGGCAAAAATAAGGCCAAAACGCTGAATATCCACCTCAGTCGCAAACAGACAGGAGGTCATATCGGCAACGAGCGGGAGGTCTTCACATGCGGGCAATGTCGAAAGTGCTACGCCATTAACTGTTTCATTCGGCGTACAGTAAATAAAGCCCGTGTTATCTTCAAGCGTAAGTGAGGATACATCGGGAATATCCAAAAATCCCTGAGGCTCGGTGCTGGCCAGACAATAGGCGTTGCTGAGCCTTGAGGCTTCTGCAAACGCCATGGATGACCAGAGTCCACTGACCAGATAAGCGGCTCTCAGCTTTCCTGTAAAAAAATTCAGTGCACAGGCTGCAAACTGCGTGCGTGCCGCCCCTCCGAGAAACAGAATATGGTAGTTATCCGGCACACCAAGCAACCTGCGACAGTCATCAACTGTTTCCTTGAGCAGCGCCTGAAATGCGTCAGTGCGATGTCCGACTTCGAGTATCGACATATCGGCATAGCGGCATTCCGGCAGTTCGGCAGCTGCCTCCTGAATCACTTCAGGAGGCAGCATTCCAGGGCCCGCACCAAAATTAAAGCGAGTCTGCAAGTTCAGCATCCTCCGCATCGTCTGCATCACTCGCATCATCACCCAAATCTTCAATGCGCTGCATGCCGACAACCTGCTCGCCAGGAGCAACGTTTATCAGACGAACCCCCTGCGTGTTGCGGCCAATAACGGAGAGTTCACTAACACGGAAACGAACCAGCGTCCCTCGGTCGGTAATCAACATGACTTCATCGCTGTCCACGACCTGAATGGCACGCACCACACGCCCGTTTCGTTCATTGACCTGGATGGAAATAACGCCCTGACCGCCCCGGCCAGAAATTCGATACTCATCAACATCTGTACGCTTGCCGTAACCGTTCTCGGTGGCTGTGAGGATGGTCACACCGGGTCCCGCAACAACGAGGGACTTCACATGCTGGCCTTCAGCAAGACGAATTCCACGCACACCGCGCGCGGTACGTCCCATCGGGCGCACATGAGTTTCGTTAAAGCGTACTACTTTTCCAGCATCTGAAAACAGCATGACATCTTTTGAGCCATCGGTAATATCAACACCCACCAGCAAATCTCCCTCATCGAGATCGACCGCGATAATGCCGTTTGAACGCGGCCTGCTGAAGGCATTCAAGGGAACTTTTTTCACTGTTCCAAGGCGGGTTGCCATAAAGACAAACTTGCCCTCTTCGTAATCACGCACCGGCAGCATGGCGTTAATCGACTCATCAGTTGCGAGTGGCAGGATGTTTACAATAGGCTTGCCGCGTGAAGCACGGCTTGCCAGCGGCAGCTGCCAGGCTTTGAGCCAGTAGAGTTTTCCATGGTTTGAAAAACAGAGCAGCGTGTCGTGGGTGCTCGCAATAACCAGTCTGTCGACAAAATCCTCATCTTTGACATTAGTCGCTGACTTACCCTTGCCGCCGCGCCGCTGCGCCTGATAGCTGGTAACAGGTTGATACTTGACATAGCCCTGGTGCGAAATGGTCACCACCACGTCTTCCTCAGTAATGAGGTCCTCGATGGTCAGGTCTTCCTGAGAGGCCATGATTTCTGTGCGGCGTGTATCGCCAAACTGATTGCGCACTTCAAGAAGCTCGGCACGAATAACCTGCATGAGGCGCTCAGGTGAGCCAAGAATCTCAAGCAGTTCGCGAATGCGCTCTAAAAGCTCGCCAAATTCACCAAGGATTTTATCCTGCTCAAGACCGGTAAGACGGTGCAGACGCAAGTCAAGAATGGCCTGCGCCTGAACAACAGAAAGCCGGTAACCGGCATCTGAGAGTCCAAAGGCTTCCGGCAAGTCATCAGGACGGCAGGCGCTTGAGCCGGCGCGCTCGAGCATCGCTTTTACAAGCCCTGGCTGCCAGACTTTCGCCATCAGCGCGTCTTTCGCATCCTGCGGGGTCGGTGAGCTGCGAATAATCGCAATCATTTCCTCGATATTGGCGAGCGCAATGCCGAGCCCCTCAAGGATATGCGCCCGCTCCCGCGCCTTACGCAGTTCAAAAATCGTGCGGCGTGTGACCACTTCGCGGCGATGACGGATAAAATATTCGAGAATCTGGCGCAGATTCAGCGTGCGTGGCTGACCATCGACTAATGCTACCATGTTGATGCCGAAGACATTCTGCATCTGCGTGTGCGCATAGAGGTTATTGAGCATCACTTCGGCCACTTCGCCGCGTCTGAGTTCAATAACTACACGCATGCCCTGCTTGTCAGATTCATCACGCAGTCCAGTGATGCCTTCAAGTTTTTTCTCACGCACAAGTTCTGCGATTCGCTCTACAAGGCGTGCCTTGTTCACCTGATACGGCAATTCATGAATGATGATGGCCTGACGCCCGGTATCTTCATCGGTTTCAATGTCGGTGCGCGCGCGCAGAATCACCCGCCCCCGACCGGTGCGGTAGGCATCAATAATGCCGGCGCGGCCATTAATAATAGCCGCTGTCGGGAAATCTGGCCCCGGGATGATGTCCATCAGAGCGTCAAGCGTGGTTTCGGGATCATCGACCAGAGCCACACAGGCATCAATCACTTCTGTGAGATTGTGCGGCGGAATATTGGTGGCCATGCCCACCGCGATACCGGAAGAACCATTGACGAGCAGGTTCGGAACACGGGAAGGCAGCACCACAGGCGCGAATTCGCTTTCATCGTAGTTGGGCGCAAAATCGACCGTTTCCTTCTCAAGGTCGGCAAGCAGCGCATGCGACATGCGTGACATGCGCACTTCGGTATATCGCATCGCGGCAGGCGCATCGCCGTCCACTGAACCAAAGTTACCCTGACCGTCCACCAGAAGGTAACGCATCGAGAAAGGCTGTGCCATGCGCACGATGGTGTCATAGACGGCCGTATCACCGTGTGGGTGGTATTTACCGATAACATCCCCCACCACGCGCGCCGATTTCTTATACGGCTTGTTCCAGTCGTTACCAAGCTCGCTCATGGCAAAGAGCACGCGCCGATGGACAGGCTTCAGACCATCGCGAACGTCAGGCAGTGCCCGCCCGACAATAACGCTCATCGCATAATCAAGATATGACTGCTTGAGCTCGTCTTCGATATTGACCGTAATCACTTCTTTTGCAGGAGAAACCATAATCAGGACGCATCCTTATGCAATCGTTCACTGAAAACACAAAATTCCGGGTTCAAAGGATAACATATCACGCACATCAAATGTATCCTGCTCTGTAACCCTTCTGCAGCCGGCTCAGTGTTTATTTCCGATTTAACCGTAAATGTACCATAATGCATGCATTGGAAGTTTGACGCGGGGCGGTCATTTTTATATAGTCGCCCCCTTGAGGCATGCGGCCCACCGGCCAGCACATGAGGAGAAACAAATGACAGCAAAATCCGCACAACTGCACATCGCGGGGCATGACCCGGTGGAACTGCCCATGCTCTACCCTACGCTGGGCAACCCGGTCATCGACATAAATTCCCTTGGGGCGCATGATGTCTATACGTATGACCCGGGATTCATGTCCACCGCCTCCTGCGAATCCAAAATTACGTATATTGATGGCGACAAGGGCATCCTGCTTTATCGTGGTTATCCCATTGAACAACTCGCAGAAAAAAAAGACTTCCTTGATGTCAGTTACCTGCTGCTGAACGGCGAACTGCCCGATACCACACAAAAGAATCAGTTTGTGGGTCTTATTAATAACCATACAATGGTGCATCAGCAGATGTATCAGTTTCTGAACGGTTTTAGACGGGATGCACACCCGATGGCTATCATGGTGGGTATTGTCGGCGCGCTATCGGCGTTTTACCATGATTCTATGGACCTCTCTAATCCAGATGACCGTTACTGGTCGGCCATCCGCCTCATCGCCAAGATGCCGACACTGGCGGCCATGAGCTACAAGTACTCTGTCGGGCAGCCCTACATGTACCCGCAAAACCGCCTGTCCTATGCGGAGAACTTCCTGCACATGATGTTTAGCGTACCCTCTGAGGAAACTGTTCCGAACCCGGTGCTGGTACGTGCCATGGACACCATTTTTACGCTGCACGCAGACCATGAGCAAAATGCGTCAACTTCAACAGTTGGCCTTGCAGGCTCCACTGGCGCGCATCCCTTCGCCTGTGTGTCTGCAGGTATTGGTGCTCTCTGGGGACCGGCGCACGGCGGCGCGAATGAGGCCTGCCTCAACATGCTGCAGCAGATTGGCGATGTCAGCCGTATTGGTCATTTTATCGAGCGCGCCAAGGACAAAAACGACCCGTTCCGTTTGATGGGCTTTGGCCATCGCGTTTACAAGAGCTACGACCCGCGCGCCAAGGTCATGCGTAAAACGTGTCATGAAGTACTGGAAGCGGTTAATGCACACGACACCCCGCTCTTTAAACTGGCCATGGAGCTTGAGCGTATCGCGCTTGAAGATGATTACTTTGTAGAGAAGAAACTCTACCCGAACGTTGACTTCTACTCTGGCATTACTCTGAGCGCCATTGGCATTCCGGTTAACATGTTCACTGTGATTTTTGCACTCGCGCGCACAGTCGGCTGGATGTCGCACTGGCTTGAAATGGTCGCCAACAAGGGTCGCCTTGGCCGTCCGCGCCAGCTCTACACCGGTGAAACCTTCCGGGATGTAAAGTAATCTACAGCAAATCTCGATAAATGCCGGGCTTTAAGCCAGGCATTTATAATCCTTCCAGCGCGAGTCCTCATTCCGTATGAAATGAGGACTCGCGCTAACGCGGCGCAAAAACGCCAACAGCCTTTACTGCACGCTGCCAGCCGGAAAAATCACGGTCTATCTGCGCTCGGCCCTCAAGCGGCATCCATTCTTTTTCAGTCATGCTTTGGGTCATCAGTGCCTTTGGTGAGGGGATGACAGACGCGCCGAGTCCCGCAAGAAACGCCGCCCCCAGTGCCGTGGTTTCTATGTCATGTGGCTTTTGCACCACCACACCGCATTGTGATGCAAGATACTGTAAAAACCAGCCATTAGCCGCCATGCCGCCATCAACCCTCAGGGTTGATGGCAGAAACCCCGCATCATCACGCATGCATGCAAGTACTTCGCGGGTCTGATAACACACACTCTCCAGTGCAGCGCGGGCAAAGTGCGCGCGATTACTCTCGCGCGTCAGCCCAAAAATGGCGGCACCAGGAGCAGAAGTCCAGTAAGGCGCACCTAGACCGGTAAAGGCCGGAACCAGATAAACGCCGCCATTATCGGTCAGCGATTCAGCCAGTGTTTCTGTCTCTGAAGAGGTCGTAATAAGCTGCAGGGCATCACGCAGCCATTTTACGGTGGTTCCGGCATGGTACAGGCTGCCCTCCAAACCATAAGCAACCTTCCCCTGAATCGCATAAGCCACTGTTGTCAGCAACCGATGCCCTGAATACACCGGTTTTGTGCCAGTGTTCATCAGAAGGAAGCCACCCGTGCCAAAAGTCGCCTTACACATGCCCGGCTCAAAGCAGCGCTGCCCAATCAACGCAGCCTGCTGATCGCCCGCAACGCCAATCAAGGGCACTCGGTGCCCAAGCACACTGCTATCAGTAACGCCGTAATGCGCATCACTGTCCTTCACCTCTGGAAGTACGGATGCAGGAATGTCAAACAGTGCCAGTAAATCTTCATCCCAGGTTCGGTCTATAATGTTAAATAACAATGTGCGCGAGGCGTTCGTGATATCAGTAGCATGCACTTTGCCGCCAGTGAGGTGCCAGAGCAGCCAGGAGTCCACTGTTCCAAATGCCAGCTGTCCTTTTTCAGCGCGCTGGCGGGCGTCGGGAATTTCATCGAGCAGCCAGCGCAGCTTACTGGCAGAAAAGTACGCATCAGGAAGCAGGCCTGTCTTGCGCTGAATGCCATCGGATGCTTTAGAAAGGCTCTCGCAAAACGCATGGGTGCGGCGGTCCTGCCAGACAATCGCGCGTGAGAGCGCCTTTCCGGTCTGGCGGTCCCAGAGCAGCGTGGTTTCGCGCTGATTGGTCAGTCCACAGGCGACTGCCTCGCCCGGAGCCGTGCCATCCAGCACGCGCTTCAGGCACTCGAGGGTGGTGCGGATTATTTCTTCCGGACAATGCTCAACCTCGCCTGCTTTAGGATAGTATTGAGTAAGAGGCACCTGATGTGAACGCACCAGCGTGCCATCCAGCGCGTACAGCATGGCACGGGTGCTGCTGGTTCCCTGATCGACCGCGGCAATATAGCGCATTGGAATTCCAGAATTGTCTGTAATTCTAATAGTGTAAGCATTTTCAAGGGAGAGTGAAATATGGAGAGGACAGTTGATGTTGCTGTTATCGGAGGCGGCATTAACGGGTGTGCGTGTGCGGCGGATGCAGCGCTGCGTGGACTGTCCACAGCACTCGTGGAAAAAGGCGATTTAGCGTCCGCTACCTCCTCAAAAAGCACAAAACTCATACATGGCGGGCTGCGCTATCTTGAGCTTGGCGAATTCCAGCTTGTCAGACGCGCACTGAAGGAACGCGCTCGACTCATGCAACTGGCTCCCCATCTTATTAAACCACTGTCCATTGTTATTCCTCTGAACAAAAACACGCGCCCTCAATGGCTGATGCGCGCGGGACTTTTTATTTATGACAGGCTTGGTGGACTCGGCGAACTGCCGGCATCAAAAAAACTGCGCCTCTACAGGCACCCTGAATGCTTTGAACCGCTGCAGACACACTGTAAAAGCCTTCTGCAATACCATGATGCAACCACTGATGACGCGCGTCTCACCGTCAGTTACGCGCTTATGGCACACCTTTCCGGCGCCAGCATCCTGACGCATACAAGCCTTGTACGTGCACATGTTGTAAATGGACTCTGGCATTTGACACTGCAGCATGCCGAGGGCGATTTTCGTAAAATTGTCGCACGCGCACTCATCAATGCCACAGGCCCGTGGGCTAAAACCACCGACGCCCTGCTTGGTATAGATTCGCCCTGGCAATTGACACCAGTGCAGGGAAGTCACGTCTTGTTTCCCAAATTATACGAAGGCGAGCATGCCTATCTCCTGCAAAACCCGGATAAGCGCGTGGTATTTGTCGTTCCGTGGTATGGCTTTACCATGGTGGGCACGACCGACACGCCTTATAACGGTTCACTCGATGCTGTTCAGATAACTGAGGCAGAAAAAAACTATCTTTGCACAACCATCAACCGTTTTTTCAAGCTCACGGTCACGCCTCAAAACATCTGCGACAGTTTTAGTGGCGTGCGCCCGCTTGTTGCTTCTTCCAAACAGGATGCCCGCACCTTAAGCCGCGATTATGTCTGCCATTTTACAGATGCGCCGGCACCTGGGGTCAGCATCTATGGCGGAAAACTCACCACCTGTCGCGAACTGGCTGAAATCGCGGTTGACGCATTAAAACCTGTATTTCCTGATTTATCCCCCTCAAAAACCGCCGTTACTCCACTTCCAGGCGCTGAATGGTTTGGAAAGCCCTTTAGTGAGTATGTTGAGTATGCGCATAAACGCTATACGTGGCTTAATCCCGAGCTTCTTAACCGCTATCTTGGCAGCTACGGTACCCGTACTGAACACCTGCTTGGTGGTAAGAGGAGCATTCAGGCGCTTGGTAACGAAATTATCCCGGGGCTTTATCAGGCTGAGCTTGATTATCTGATTCGAGAAGAATGGGTTCGGCATGTGGACGATGTGTTATGGAGGCGCACAAAGCTTGGCCTTACTACCGACAGACCAGGCGCTCTGCGGGTGGCTGCATGCATTGAGTCCTCGATTGCCTTAATCTAGGGCGAGTCATCAATCAAGTTTTTCGGCTGCAAATGCGGCTTAAGAGATGGCCTGCTTTTTTTGTACGACAAGTGCTCGCTGCAGAACGCAAATAAAAGCCATAGCAACATATAGATGAGGGCATAACCAAAGGAGGCTTTTTCAGGTGAAAGTGCACCGAAGAGGGTGTCGGTCACGAATCGTCGAAAAGACACCTCACTGCCATCAGGCATGCGTATCAGGACCATCTGCTGTAGCTTCAGGAAAAATACGTGCAGCAGGTAAATCAGCAGCGCATGGCGCCCCATCAGAATAAAAGGATAAGCACCTCGACGCATGCCACAGCCTTCAATCAGGGCATAACAAACGGCATACACGAGGTACGAAAGCCCTGCGGTCATAAGGACATACGAGCTTGACCACAGCGACTTGTTCAACGGAAAGGTAAAACTTAAAACCCATCCTCCAAACATCAAAAGCAGACTAAAACCCGTAAAAAACAGTAGATTTTCAGCAACGTTCTGCGTACGCTTTAACTGGTAGCCCGCAAGGTTCCCAAGCAGTACGGAAGCAAATGCCGGCAGTGTGGTCAACAAACCTTCCGGGTCAAAATCTGGGCGGTAAAGGTGGCTCGCTCCAAAAATGGCGCGGTCAATGCCACCAATCCATGCAATCGCATCTCCCCCGGGCACGTGGCGATACAAGAGCCAGTAGCCGGCCAGTATCAGTACTGCAAGTATGAGCTGGGTTCTCGCGGAGGTTTTCATCACCAGCAGTGCTGAAGCGAGGTAACAAAGCGCAATACGCTGAAGAACGCCCGGCATGCGCACTGCAAAATCACTCAGATGATGGGGAAACGCATTCAGCAGCAGGCCTGCCATAAACAGATAGAAGGCTCTCCAGATAATGGCAAGATACAGCGCGCTCTGCGAAACACCCCGTTCAAGTGCGCTGCTTATGGCAAGCACCGATGACATCCCGAGAATCACCACAAAAAACGGAAACACACAATCGGCGAGGCTGCAGCCGTCCCATGTGGCATGCTTAAGGATATTCCATGTCTCAGGGCGTCCCGGGCTGTTAACCAGCACCATCAGGGCAATTACCAGCCCTCTAAAAGCATCAAGCGACAGCAGACGCCGGCTTCGAGCTTGAGATTCTGCTTCATGCATCCTTGTCATCAGGGGCATGGTGCTCACTCACATCCACAACAAGCGCCTGTTCAACGAGCTCAATCAGCGTAGATTCCGGCATGCTGCCAGCCTCTGAATAGATGGCAATCCCTTCTTTGAAGACGACAAGGTGCGGAATGGAGCGGATTTCAAACCACTCGGCAAGCGCTGGCTGCTCTTCGATATTCACGGATGCAAAATGCACCTGCGTAAATCGCTCAGATACTTTTTCGTAAACAGCGCCAAATTGTTTACAGGGCGCGCACCACGGCGCCCAAAAATCAACAAATACAATCGCATTTTCGCTGAGACACGCTTCAAAACCTTCCTCTGTCAGCGCATGTATGGACATCTGTCAGCCTCCCTGTTCCATGGCGTTAATAATTGCATCAAAAATGGCATCTACACTGCCAGTTCCCTGAATCCTGTGAAACTTCGGCGCATCTTTGCTGCCTGACTGTGACCAGGTTTCGTAATAATCAACAAGCGGCGCGGTTTGTGCGTGATAGACTTCCAGGCGCTTTCGCACTGTCGCTTCACTGTCATCATCGCGGGTTATCAGCGGCTCACCGGTTTCATCGTCAAGCCCTTCCTGTTTTGGCGGGTTTGAAGTCACATGGTAAACACGGCCAGAAGCGGGATGGATGCGACGACCACTGATGCGGCGCACGATTTCCTCATCGTCAACAACAATCTCGACAACCTGATCAAGTCGCACGCCAGAGTGCTTCAAGGCATCTGCCTGTGCCAGTGTGCGCGGGAAGCCGTCAAATAGAAAACCATTCTGGCAATCTGGTTGCGTGAGGCGCTCTTCTACAAGCTTCAGGATAATGGCATCGGAAACCAGCTGCCCTGCATCCATGACTTTTTTCGCTTCAAGTCCTACCGGCGAGCGCGCGGCAATCGCCGCTCGCAGCATGTCGCCCGTGGAAATCTGAGGAATACCATAATGTTTCACAAGGCGAGCAGCCTGAGTACCCTTGCCGGCACCCGGCCCGCCCAACAGCATTAATCGCATCTCTTCCCCTCTTATTTAAAGAATCCAAAGCGTGACGGGGGTGTCTTACACGCCGCGAGCTGCATCCGATAACTCTGCGCTCTGGCGCTGACCTTATGCGCTACCGGCACAAGCCAGTTTTTACTGCGCCAGGTTCCCCGTTGATAGCCCCCTATTCCCTCATGGTAGGCAAGATAAAGACTAAACGCATCATCCGGACGAATGCCGGCTTTCAAACGCGCCTCGTTGGCGTACCAGCCAATAAAATCAACCGCATCGGAAAAATCCGTGCGGGATGCAAAAATACTGCCCTGGGAATGGCGATAATGGTCCCACGTGGTTTTCAGTGCCTGACTGTAGCCATAAGCGGTGGACGGCCGCTTCCAGGGAATTATCCACAAAAGCTTCGTTCGCGCAGGCTGGGCCCGGCTGTCAAAACGCGATTCCTGATGAATAATCGCCATCTGAACTGGAACAGGTACGTGCCAGCGGCGGGCGACCGATTCAGCATCACGCTGCCAGGACGGATATTGTCTGAATATGTTGCAGATATTATTGACGTCACGCGGCGGCGGACTGGCGCATCCTGCGAGCAAAAGGGCTGCCAGCATCAAGGTATAGAGAGAACGGCGCATTATTCGCATCCATGAGCTTACTCATATTTTTGATGGCGTATTAGTAGCAGATTCTTAAAAAAAAAGCGAGGGTACCGGAGCACGCCCTAAACCCTGCTGCAGCGAATCCACAGCAGGGTCTTCACGTTAGCCGCGGCGCGGCGGAGTACTGCTGTAGCCGGCAATATCAATCGTATTCATACGAAAATCAAACGGTTTGCCACCACGAAGAACCGTAACCGTCACCTGCTGACCAGGCTTGACATCCAGAAGCTGGTTGTAGAGAGCATCATAATCGGGCACCGGGTTTTTATTGAGAGCCACGATTATATCCCCAAGGCGAATATGCCCAAAACCCTGTCGCTCAGTGCCGCGCAAGCCTACACGGGCTGCGGGCGTGTTCGGCAATACATCGCCTATCAAAACCCCCTTTTGCACGCCAAGACGCGCTGCCGTTGAAGCATCCACACGTTCTACGCCAATGCCTGCGAGAACAACACGACCATGGCGGATAATCTGGTTCGCGATGCGTGACACATCGTCTGACGGTACGGCAAAACCCACTCCGGCGGATGCGCCTGAGCGTGAGAAAATGGCTGTATTAAGACCAATCAGCCGCCCTCTGCTGTCAAGGAGCGGGCCGCCTGAGTTCCCGGGATTGATGGACGCATCCGTTTGAATCATCCCGCGAATGGCAACCCCGCCAATTCCTGGAACCTGACGACCAAGGGCCGAAACCACACCCACGGTGAGGCTGTGATCAAGCCCAAAAGGATTACCGATAGCGATGGTTTTCTGTCCAACAATCAGATTTGACGGCGATGCCAGTTCAAAGGGCGTAAAGTCTTTGAGCATCTGTGCGGTTTTTGGGGACTCAAGCGCCAGTACGGCAATGTCCTTGCGGGGTTCAGCACCGATGACGGTCGCCGGAACCGTCAGGTTTCCGATGGTCACGGCAAGCTTGTCAGCGCCGTTTATAACGTGAAAATTGGTGACTACATGCCCGGCTTTATCCCAGATAATTCCAGAACCCGCACCCGCCGGAACGTTCATCAACTGGTGTCCGCCATTGGCAACCGTTGCCAGACGGTGGACATAAACAACTTTTGGAGATGCTTTTTGAAACACCTCAATCGTATTACGCTCACACGGAAGTGCAGCATCGTCCTGCGCAAAAACGCTGCCGGTAGCGCCTGCAAGCGCAAAGAATACAGCCAGCCATCGGGTTTGACGCTTCATGAGATTCCCCTCTTTCTAATTCCGCTAAATCACGGCCCATAATGGGACATAAGCGCGCATAGTATGCCGTATTTCTACTTTTGTGACAAATTTTACCCTGATAACAATCACTGGAAAACGGTGTTTCGTCAAAAAAATGGCAACAAAATGTTAAAGTGAATCTTTTTTTGACGTTTATTTCGTATAAAAACGTCAAAAGCCTTTACTTTTTGAACAAAATGCGATAAGTTATATCACTTTTAAATCCATTTGAATTACATTATGAAAGTTGTACTGTCTGGAATCTCCTTTCAGGGAAGCCCGATAATCTGGGACTATGACGAAGCCACAAACACCGCCATCTGCACGAACACCACAACGACAATTAAAGATCCCATACTCTTCAGTGCGCTTGCCGCATTGCTCACAAGGGTCCAGGGTATCATTGTCGATGACACATCCATCCGCATTGATAACGCGAGTGACTTCTTCAAAGTTTATCCCATACGTGAAGCCAGAAAAGTTGTACTGTCTGGAATCTCCTTTCAGGGAAGCCCGATAATCTGGGACTATGACGAAGCCACAAACACCGCCATCTGCACGAACACCACAACGACAA from the Legionella geestiana genome contains:
- the glpD gene encoding glycerol-3-phosphate dehydrogenase, which encodes MERTVDVAVIGGGINGCACAADAALRGLSTALVEKGDLASATSSKSTKLIHGGLRYLELGEFQLVRRALKERARLMQLAPHLIKPLSIVIPLNKNTRPQWLMRAGLFIYDRLGGLGELPASKKLRLYRHPECFEPLQTHCKSLLQYHDATTDDARLTVSYALMAHLSGASILTHTSLVRAHVVNGLWHLTLQHAEGDFRKIVARALINATGPWAKTTDALLGIDSPWQLTPVQGSHVLFPKLYEGEHAYLLQNPDKRVVFVVPWYGFTMVGTTDTPYNGSLDAVQITEAEKNYLCTTINRFFKLTVTPQNICDSFSGVRPLVASSKQDARTLSRDYVCHFTDAPAPGVSIYGGKLTTCRELAEIAVDALKPVFPDLSPSKTAVTPLPGAEWFGKPFSEYVEYAHKRYTWLNPELLNRYLGSYGTRTEHLLGGKRSIQALGNEIIPGLYQAELDYLIREEWVRHVDDVLWRRTKLGLTTDRPGALRVAACIESSIALI
- a CDS encoding acyltransferase family protein, which encodes MHEAESQARSRRLLSLDAFRGLVIALMVLVNSPGRPETWNILKHATWDGCSLADCVFPFFVVILGMSSVLAISSALERGVSQSALYLAIIWRAFYLFMAGLLLNAFPHHLSDFAVRMPGVLQRIALCYLASALLVMKTSARTQLILAVLILAGYWLLYRHVPGGDAIAWIGGIDRAIFGASHLYRPDFDPEGLLTTLPAFASVLLGNLAGYQLKRTQNVAENLLFFTGFSLLLMFGGWVLSFTFPLNKSLWSSSYVLMTAGLSYLVYAVCYALIEGCGMRRGAYPFILMGRHALLIYLLHVFFLKLQQMVLIRMPDGSEVSFRRFVTDTLFGALSPEKASFGYALIYMLLWLLFAFCSEHLSYKKSRPSLKPHLQPKNLIDDSP
- a CDS encoding thioredoxin family protein, with product MSIHALTEEGFEACLSENAIVFVDFWAPWCAPCKQFGAVYEKVSERFTQVHFASVNIEEQPALAEWFEIRSIPHLVVFKEGIAIYSEAGSMPESTLIELVEQALVVDVSEHHAPDDKDA
- the adk gene encoding adenylate kinase; its protein translation is MRLMLLGGPGAGKGTQAARLVKHYGIPQISTGDMLRAAIAARSPVGLEAKKVMDAGQLVSDAIILKLVEERLTQPDCQNGFLFDGFPRTLAQADALKHSGVRLDQVVEIVVDDEEIVRRISGRRIHPASGRVYHVTSNPPKQEGLDDETGEPLITRDDDSEATVRKRLEVYHAQTAPLVDYYETWSQSGSKDAPKFHRIQGTGSVDAIFDAIINAMEQGG
- a CDS encoding S1C family serine protease gives rise to the protein MKRQTRWLAVFFALAGATGSVFAQDDAALPCERNTIEVFQKASPKVVYVHRLATVANGGHQLMNVPAGAGSGIIWDKAGHVVTNFHVINGADKLAVTIGNLTVPATVIGAEPRKDIAVLALESPKTAQMLKDFTPFELASPSNLIVGQKTIAIGNPFGLDHSLTVGVVSALGRQVPGIGGVAIRGMIQTDASINPGNSGGPLLDSRGRLIGLNTAIFSRSGASAGVGFAVPSDDVSRIANQIIRHGRVVLAGIGVERVDASTAARLGVQKGVLIGDVLPNTPAARVGLRGTERQGFGHIRLGDIIVALNKNPVPDYDALYNQLLDVKPGQQVTVTVLRGGKPFDFRMNTIDIAGYSSTPPRRG